Within the Maribacter sp. BPC-D8 genome, the region TTAAAAAAGAGGCTTTCAACCAACTCGGTCAATTTAATGAAGAACAAGTTTTGATGGAAGATTTTGAATTTTTCCGACGGATGAAAAAAGGAAACGTACCCTATACCATCGTTAAAAATGACTTGATAGTTTCTGCTCGTAAATATGAATCGAATTCTTATTTGCGTGTCAATCTTTCGAACTTTCTTTTATTGGCACTCTTTAAATTCGGATACCCAGGTGAGAAGCTAAAATCACTTCATAATAAGTTGATACGAACCCCGTATAATGGTTGAAACAATAAACGGAATTCAACAAATTGGGATAGGCGTTCTCGATGTTAAAAAGGTATTTAATTGGTATAGAAAGCATTTAAATTTTGATATTTTATTGTTTGAAGATGAGGCAGTTGCTGCTTTAATGACAAGATATACCAATGGTAAGGCAGAAAAACGAGAAGCCTACTTATCATTAAATATGACAGGTGGCGGCGGATTAGAAATTTGGCAGTTCAAGGACCGAACGCCCACTGCAGCCGTAAATCCAATTCAATTTGGAGATCTAGGTATTTATGCTATGAAAATTAGATGTAAAAATCTGACCGAAATGCATTCCTATTTGAAAGATTTAAAAGTGTCTCATCTTTCAGAAATCATTAAATCTTATTGTTCTAGTTTTTATTTCACTGATCCTTTTGGTAATCGGGTGCAAATGGTTGAAGATCATTATGTTTTTTCTACACAAACCACTAAAAATGGGGGAGTGCTTGGTGCTGTAATTGGCGTAACTAATATGGAAACCTCGATGAGGTTTTACAGTACAATATTAGGATATACCAAGCTAGAATATGATGCCATAGAAACAGCAAATGAACATTCAAAACGTAAGTTTCGTAGGGTAGTTATTTCTCAAGAAAGAAAGTTAGTTGGCGGTTTCGGAGATCTTCTTGGTCCCACCCAGCTAGAGCTTATTCAAGTGTTAGATAGAACTCCCGTTAAAATATTTGAAAATAGATTGTGGGGAGACCTGGGTTACATACACCTATGCTTTGATGTATCGGGTATGAGCGCTATTAGAGAAAAAGCAAAGAATAACAATTTTCCCTTTACCGTAGACAGTGCCAATAGTTTTGATATGGGCGATGCTGCGGGTCATTTTAGTTATATAGAAGATCCCGATGGTACGTTAATAGAATTGGTAGAAACACATAAAGTTCCCATTCTAAAATCATTAGGCTTGTTCTTAAATCTCAAAAATAGGAATCCGCATAAAACCTTACCAAAATGGTTGGTAAAAAGTCTAAGTTTTCAACGAGTAAAAAAAGATAAGTAAGCTAGAACAATGCTAGTTTTAACTTTTACCGGTATTTCTAATTAATCCAATTCCTGAGAAGAAAAATATAGCACCAAGTACACCGAATACAATAAGTTGTTTGGTAGTACCCGTACTATTTCCAAATAAAATAGCAGTATAAACAAGTCCGCCAATACCCAACAAGGTTAAAACGGTTCCAAAAAGTTTCTTTAAATCCATGGCGGCAAAATAATAAAAAAAATGGGCAGTTAATAAAAACTGCCCATTATACTTTAAATTTTAATTTGTTATGAAGTCGCTACTACACCAAGCGTATATAATTGCTCTAAGTTTGGTGATTCACTACCACCTGCAGGTTCAAGTGTAATACCAAATGCTTCAGATTCGTTAGGGTTGTTCAGTGCAAAGACTTTATTTTTATCCATGACAAAATCTTCTAGCAGACCCATACTGGTAGGGGTAAGCGGCGAAAGTTTAAGAGACCAAACTTGGTACACAAAACCATCTGGTGGTTCGGGTAAACCCTTAGCGTCTATAAATACTTTCTGATTTTCTTTGTTCCAATATGCTTTGGCATATGACGTTGGCGATACTGCTTGACCACCTAATGATATTACGCTAATGTTTTTATCACGAAGCGTATTCAGTAAATCTTGTGTCTGTTCTAAAGAAGAATCGGTATCAGCTATTTGCTGCTCAAGATCTACATTTTGTTTTTCAACAACTTGAATATTCGATTTTAAATCTTCATTCTGTTGATACATCCAAAATAAACCAACTGCCAGTAAAAGCGATGCCGCCCAGCCAACATATGATAAAATTGGTGTACTACGTTTTTCGTTTATAGAAACAACTTTAACGTCTCCATTTATTTTATCCATTAAAGATGTAAATGAATAGTTGACTCCTGGCGATGCTTTTTTGGACAACGCTAAAATTGAAGCCTCAATAGCTTCTATCTCTTTCTGAATTTCTGGATACTCTTTAGCATAGTTAGCAATCTCCAGATTCTCTTTTTCTGAAAGTATGCCAGCTATATAAAGCTCTAGAATTCCCGATGCTATGTATTTTTCTACATCCATACTATCTTACCACCATATTATCCCTCAATTGGGAAATGCAACTTCTATTTCTTGTCTTTACAGTACCTATCGGAATATCCAATTCTTCAGCAGCATCTTTTTGAGTGTATCCTCTAAAGTATAACAGTTCAATGATCTGAACACATTTTTCCTTTAAATTCTTCACTAGGTTTCGTAAACCCTTAGTATCTACAGTAGAACTTTCTTCTTCTTCCTTGTTCTGCAAAATACCTACGAAGTAATCTGCCGAAAGGTTCTTTTTATCATTCTTATACGACCTACTACGTATTTCATCGATAGCGGCATTTCTAGCTATATTCAAAATCCATGTAAAGAATCTTCCTTTTGAGGAGTTATAACTCTCGCAGTTGTTCCAAATTTTTATAAAAACGTCTTGACAAATTTCTTGGGCAAGGGCGTCGTTCTTAACAATGGTGTTAATAACGCCGCAAATATTATCGCTATACATACCGTATAGCTTTTCAAAAGCAGAGGGATCTTTCTTTTTGAACTGATCAACCAAAAGGTCTAGTTGCATATGTGAATTTTAAAATCTGTTAAAAATAGAAAAAGCTGTTCCAAGAACAGCTTTTATCATATTAATTATTAACGCTATTCAATAATACCGGCACAGCTAACACGAGCACCTGCATCACCACTAGGCTGAGAAGTGTAGTCATCTACCCCTTGGTGTACGATTACACCTTTACCTAATATGTTTTTGTTTTCATCATCACAGCCAATACACCATTCATCTGTTTCAAATTCAATTTTTGCGTTACCATCTGCATCTGCAGTAAAGTTACCAATATCACCTTTGTGGTACCCTTCACTAGCACCCCATTTACCATGTGGCTCATTGGTAGGGTTCCAGTGTCCGCCAGCTGAAGAACCATCGGCTGCAGTACAATCTGCCGTTTGGTGAATATGAATGGCATGTTCGCCTTCAGATAAACCAGATAACATAGCTATCATTTCTACCTCGTCATCATCTTGTGTAAAGGTTACCTCACCTTTTACATTACTATCACTTTTAGGATCCAGCATGAATTTAATGGTAGTTTCATCTTCATCCATTTCATTTTTAGCATCGTCCATTAAATTTTCAACCTCTTCTTTGGCTTCAGATGCTTCCTTTTTTACTTCTTTACAACTAAATATTGCTAGTAGAGCTACTAGTGCTAATTGAATTTTAAATATTTTCATTTTTGATAGTTTTTATTGTGAATGGTTAATTTATAATTTAAACCGATCACTATCAAATGTTTACATGATATGAGCAATCCTTTTTGTCTTTAAGGGCAAAAAAAAGAGGAGCTCGTGGGCTCCTCTTTTT harbors:
- a CDS encoding superoxide dismutase family protein, encoding MKIFKIQLALVALLAIFSCKEVKKEASEAKEEVENLMDDAKNEMDEDETTIKFMLDPKSDSNVKGEVTFTQDDDEVEMIAMLSGLSEGEHAIHIHQTADCTAADGSSAGGHWNPTNEPHGKWGASEGYHKGDIGNFTADADGNAKIEFETDEWCIGCDDENKNILGKGVIVHQGVDDYTSQPSGDAGARVSCAGIIE
- a CDS encoding RNA polymerase sigma factor, whose protein sequence is MQLDLLVDQFKKKDPSAFEKLYGMYSDNICGVINTIVKNDALAQEICQDVFIKIWNNCESYNSSKGRFFTWILNIARNAAIDEIRSRSYKNDKKNLSADYFVGILQNKEEEESSTVDTKGLRNLVKNLKEKCVQIIELLYFRGYTQKDAAEELDIPIGTVKTRNRSCISQLRDNMVVR
- a CDS encoding anti-sigma factor is translated as MDVEKYIASGILELYIAGILSEKENLEIANYAKEYPEIQKEIEAIEASILALSKKASPGVNYSFTSLMDKINGDVKVVSINEKRSTPILSYVGWAASLLLAVGLFWMYQQNEDLKSNIQVVEKQNVDLEQQIADTDSSLEQTQDLLNTLRDKNISVISLGGQAVSPTSYAKAYWNKENQKVFIDAKGLPEPPDGFVYQVWSLKLSPLTPTSMGLLEDFVMDKNKVFALNNPNESEAFGITLEPAGGSESPNLEQLYTLGVVATS
- a CDS encoding VOC family protein — encoded protein: MVETINGIQQIGIGVLDVKKVFNWYRKHLNFDILLFEDEAVAALMTRYTNGKAEKREAYLSLNMTGGGGLEIWQFKDRTPTAAVNPIQFGDLGIYAMKIRCKNLTEMHSYLKDLKVSHLSEIIKSYCSSFYFTDPFGNRVQMVEDHYVFSTQTTKNGGVLGAVIGVTNMETSMRFYSTILGYTKLEYDAIETANEHSKRKFRRVVISQERKLVGGFGDLLGPTQLELIQVLDRTPVKIFENRLWGDLGYIHLCFDVSGMSAIREKAKNNNFPFTVDSANSFDMGDAAGHFSYIEDPDGTLIELVETHKVPILKSLGLFLNLKNRNPHKTLPKWLVKSLSFQRVKKDK